The Anolis carolinensis isolate JA03-04 chromosome 1, rAnoCar3.1.pri, whole genome shotgun sequence genome window below encodes:
- the LOC103278325 gene encoding uncharacterized protein LOC103278325 produces MKKYNALAELLHSQEEEKSKRQNKACQVKMKSYFLCISESNEHITALRNEDGILQRFVEGEQVCFSIPSTDNEENAKTTDRVLYRVTAPSSNSGQFQMGSHCPAELQEKMSARRGKKIIEYFWFPVDGDNED; encoded by the exons ATGAAGAAATATAATGCTTTGGCAGAGCTTCTGCATTCTCAAGAAGAGGAGAAATCAAAAAGGCAAAATAAAGCT TGCCAAGTGAAAATGAAAAGTTATTTCTTATGTATCAGTGAAAGCAATGAACACATCACAGCACTGAGAAATGAAGATGGAATTCTCCAGAGATTTGTG GAAGGAGAGCAGGTCTGTTTTTCAATCCCTAGCACTGATAATGAAGAAAATGCCAAGACCACTGACAG ggttttgtaTAGAGTTACTGCTCCGAGCTCAAATTCTGGGCAATTTCAAATGGGTTCGCATTGCCCTGCTGAACTGCAGGAGAAAATGTCAGCCAGAAGAGGCAAGAAAATCATTGAGTATTTCTGGTTTCCAGTTGATGGCGATAATGAAGACTGA